GCCCGTCGACTACGCTGTGAAGGCGATCCAGGAGATGATGGGACGTACGCCTATCTTCGGCATCTGCCTCGGTCATCAACTAACAGGTCTGGCTCTTGGCGGCAAAACCTACAAACTCAAGTTTGGCCATCATGGCGGCAACCATCCGGTCAAGAACATGATCAATGGCAAGGTCGAGATTACGGCTCATAACCACAACTACGCCGTCGATCCTGACACGATAAACGCCAATGAAGTCGATCTGACACATGTAGACCTGAATGACAACACACTTGAAGGTTTGCGGCATAAGTCGCTGCCGTTGTTCAGTGTTCAATACCATCCTGAGGCTGCTCCGGGGCCGCATGACTCGCACTACCTGTTCCGCGACTTCCGCAACATGATGGATGAGTGGAAGGGATGAAGCATTTGGCCACAGTTTTAGCTTTGTTAGCTGGGCGTGGCCTTACCGATCCTCATTTGATTGATCCGTTTGATACTTACATGACAGGGGTTAAAACGCACCAGCCCGAGAGGGAACTGGTGCGTTTTGCCGAGGAGTGAGGTATCAAGGTATCTCGAAACCAGCCAACTTACACAGTTGGCGGTGGGAATGGGCACAAGTCCAGACCTAGCAAGAGCATCTCAGCGCTGGAGTAGAAGGGTACGGGCTTAGCCTGCATCAACTATTTCTTTCGCAATGAGCGCTAGCAATAACAAGCAGCAACAAAATGATCAGAGCACCAGCCAAGATTTTGGAAGTGAGTAACGAAGAATGCCACGTAGAAATGACATCCAGAAGATACTTGTGATCGGCTCGGGGCCGATTGTGATTGGCCAGTCCGCCGAGTTTGATTACTCCGGTACACAAGCCTGCAAGGCGCTCAAGCAGGACGGTTACGAAGTGGTGCTGGTGAACTCTAACCCGGCAACAATCATGACCGATCCGGAATTGGCTGATCGCACTTACATCGAGCCGCTAACGCTGGCCTATGTCGAAGAGATCATTCGTATCGAATGCGCCATGATGCCTGAGGGCTCTGGCAAGTTCGCTCTGCTGCCAACAGTCGGAGGACAGACCGCGCTCAATCTGGCTGTCGATTTATCGGATGCTGGCATTCTCGATAAATACGGCGTGGAGATGATTGGCGCCAAGCTCGAAGCCATCAAGAAGGCTGAAGATCGCTTGCTCTTTAAAGACGCGATGGTTCGCATTGGCCTTGATGTTTCAAAATCGGTGCTTGTCAACAACCTTCGCGACGGTATGGATTTTGCCGGCAAGATCGGCTTTCCGATCCTCATCCGCCCTAGCTTTACACTGGGCGGCTCCGGCGGCGGCATTGCTTACAATCGCGAAGAGTTGATGGAGATTCTTGCACGGGGCATCGATCTTTCACCGGTGCATGAATGCCTCATCGAAGAGAGTGTGCTCGGCTGGAAAGAGTATGAGCTCGAAGTCATGCGCGATCTAGGCGACAACGTCATCATCATCTGCTCCATCGAAAATTTTGATCCGATGGGCGTGCATACCGGCGACTCGATTACCGTCGCTCCTGCACAGACGTTGACCGATCGCGAATATCAGAAGATGCGTGATGCGGCCATTGCTGTAATGCGTGAAATCGGCGTCGAAACTGGAGGATCCAATGTGCAGTTTGCGGTCAATCCCGCGAACGGACGCATGACGGTTATCGAGATGAACCCTCGTGTTTCGCGGTCTTCAGCGCTGGCTTCGAAGGCCACTGGCTTCCCGATTGCAAAGATCGCGGCGAAGCTCGCAGTCGGCTATATGCTGGACGAAATTCCTAACGACATCACGCGTATGACGCCTGCTTGCTTTGAGCCGACAATTGATTATGTCGTAACCAAGATTCCCAAGTGGCAATTCGAAAAGTTCCCCGGAGCGGATGACACGCTCGGTCCGCAAATGAAGTCCGTCGGCGAAGTGATGGCCATCGGCCGTACTTTCAAAGAATCGCTGATGAAGGCTCTGCGTTCGCTCGAAACAGGCAAGAAGACGGGCAGCGAGGAGCTTGAACCACGCCGATTGACGCAGCGTCTGGTGACTCCGCAACCCGAACGGTTGAACTATATTCGCTTCGCGTTTGAGCGCGGAATGAGCGTCCGTGAAGTAGCGCGTTACACCGGCATGGATCCCTGGTTCCTCTTCCAGATTCGCGAGATATGCGAAACACAAAAGTTTGCTGGCACTCTCTCGCCGGAGACGGTCACTCCTGCGGAATTGCGTAAGTTCAAGCGCGTCGGCCTAAGCGACGAGCGTATCGCGAATGAGTGGCATCTGGACGGTCATGATGGCATTCAGCAGGTTCGCGAATTGCGCTACAAGTATGGCATCCGCCCGATCTTCAAGCTAGTCGACACCTGTGCAGCGGAGTTCGAATCGTACACGCCGTACTTCTATTCGAGCTATGACGAAGAAGACGAAGCGCCACCAACGGACAAACCCAAAATCATCATTTTGGGCAGCGGGCCGAATCGTATCGGGCAGGGAATCGAGTTCGATTACTGCTGCTGTCACGCGGCCTTCGCGCTAAAAGAAGATGGCTACGAAACCATCATGGTGAATTGCAATCCCGAGACGGTATCGACGGATTACGACACGAGCGATCGACTGTACTTTGAACCTCTGACGCTCGAAGATGTGCTTGCTGTCTACGAACATGAAGCAACCTCCGGCGCACCGATTGGCATGATTGTGCAGTTTGGCGGACAGACTCCGTTAAATCTGGCGCAGCGTCTTCGCAGGGCTGGCGTTCCCATCATTGGAACCTCACCAGAGTCAATTGATCTTGCTGAAGATCGCAAGCGCTTTGGCAAGCTGCTGGAAGAGTTGGAGATTCCGCAGCCGTCAGGTGGCACTGCGACAAGTGTTGCGGAAGCCCTTGCCGTCGGCGATCGTATCGGCTATCCAGTGTTGGTGCGTCCGTCGTATGTGCTGGGCGGGCGCGCAATGGTTATCGCTTACGATGCTGCAGAAGTAGCTCGCTACATGACGACAGCGGTTGAGTATTCTTCAGACCGCCCCGTACTGGTTGATCACTTCCTTGAGTCTGCTGTCGAAGTTGATGTTGACGCACTCTGCGATTCAGAAGATGTCGTTATCGCGGCCATCATGCAGCATATCGAAGAGGCCGGTATTCACTCCGGCGACTCATCCTGCGTATTGCCCTCGGTAGATATTCGTCCTGAAACGCTGGAGACCATCCGCATCTACACGCGCAAACTGGCACTGGCACTCAAAGTTATCGGACTGGTCAATCTACAATTCGCGATCCAACGCGATGTTGACGGAAACGATCAGGTGTTTGTCATCGAAGTGAATCCACGCGCTTCGCGTACCGTACCCTATGTCTCGAAAGCGACTGGTGTGCCACTGGCGAAGATTGCTTCACGCTTGATGACAGGCCGTAAGCTTCGTGAATTTCTGCCAGCTCAGCTCGATAACAAAAAAGACCTTGATCCAGGCCCGTACTTCTATGTGAAGTCGCCGGTCTTCCCGTGGTCCAAATTCCCTGGCGTCGATACCGTTCTGAGCCCGGAGATGAAATCAACTGGCGAAGTGATGGGTGTGGCAGATAACTTCGGCGAAGCTTTTGCCAAAGCCCAACTCTCCGCCGGCCAGGCATTGCCCACAGGCGGTACTGTCTTCTTCAGTGTGAATGATCCCGACAAACCAGCGGCGACCGCCCTTGCGACAAAATACGTAGAGCTAGGATTTCACCTGGTAGCAACCGAAGGCACTGCCAATGTGCTGGAGCATGCGGGGTTGATTGTCGAGCGTGTCTTCAAGGTGAAAGAGGGTCGCCCCAACGTTGTTGATCTCATCAAGGGCGATCGCATTCAACTCATCATCAATACGCCACGCGGTCAGGATACGTTCTTTGACGAAAAGGCGATTCGGAGAGCGGCTGTCCTGGCGCGCATTCCTACGATCACTACGATTGCCGCAGCCCAGGCAGCGGCGGAAGGAATCGGCGCCATCCAACGACGGCATACTTCGGTAATCTCATTGCAGGAGCTGCATCCGGTTGCAAAATAGATAGCAGCATGATGAAGAGAGGAAATCCGGGGCTTCTCGCTCCGGATTTCTTGTCTGGCAATTACTTTTTTCGTTTCAAAGCGAAGCTGGCTCCGATGCCGTATCCGATCCATGCTGCCGCGGGCCACGTGCCGATGAATCTCCCTTCACCGTCGATCAGCCCACTGTCCTCTGTCGGGCTCAAAAATGTAAGGAAGAGCTTCGAGCTTGCGTCGCAGTGAAAGCACTGGTTCGGGCCGGTGGGCATGTCGAGAATCCACAAGCAAATGATCAAAAACCAGATAAGACCAATCAGCCATGTATAAGGCGCCATGTCGTTTTGCTTTATGCGCGTGAAGATGTAGCCAACCACAAACGGAACGCTGAAAGACAACGCCAGAGTTATCAGCACCGGAACGTTGTCAGGATGAGCGGCCGTGATGGCGAACATCATAAGAGCCCAGGTGGCGATAGCGAGAAGAGTATGAATCAGGACCCAAAGCGCTTGCTGGCCCAGATTGGCAGCCTGACCTTCTTCCAAAATCAGCTCTTCGTCTAGTTCAGCGGACATCTGGTCGCCCCAATTCTCTGACATTCTATGTGAGTCGAGTGTACGCGAACTCCTTTTGAGGGCGTATGTAACTTCTACAGAGTTGGGAGTGTTCACGTTGAGTCGGGGTTAGTTTTTCCAAAAGGCTCTAAAATAGAAAGCATGTTGCTTGAAGGCATATTTGCTCCCGTTACGACACCTTTTTATCCGGATGAACGGATCTACTTTCGCAAGCTGGAATTCAATGTTGCGAGACTCTCTCTAACCGGGCTCGCCGGTATCGTCGTGCTTGGTTCGACCGGAGAAGCGGTTGCGCTTGAGGATGCTGAAACCCGCGATGTATTGCGCATCGCGGCGGAGTCTGCTGCTGAAGACAAGGTATTGCTGGCAGGCATCGCTCGTGAGAGCGTCAAGGCAACGGTGGCTTTGGCGGAGGCAGCGGCTGGCTACGGCTATGATGCAGTCCTGGTGCGAAATCCCAGCTACTATCGTCCGCAGTTGACTCCAGCAGCTCTTCTTCATTACTTCCGATCCGTGGCCGATCGATCGCCGCTGCCCGTGGTGCTGTATTCCATTCCCAAATTTACGGGCCTTGAGATTCCTCTGGAAGTAATTACCGAGTTGGCACAGCATCCAAATATTCTCGGCCTTAAAGAATCGAGTGGTAGCGTGGAGCGTGTGCGCGATATAGTCCAGGCCACTCGGCTTGCTCCTCGAAGAACGGTTACAGTCACGCCGATTTTTGAGGCAGTTACAGGACGAATGCTGGCTGCGAAACCTGCCACATCCGGTAACTTTATCTCAGCCGAGGGCCTGGCATCGGGAGGCGATGGTGGAGTCGCTCTCGCAGTTGCTCCTCCCGCACCTGCGCGCAAGACTCGCACGCGCGAGGTTGGATTTCAGGTGCTGACAGGTTCTACCACGACGCTCAAAGAGTCTCTGGATGCCGGTGCGAGCGGTGCCGTGTTGGCCTTCGCAGCCTGCGCACCTCAGGCCTGCCAGGAGATTTATATCGCCTGGAAAGAGCACGACGACCAACTGGCCGTTGATAGACAATTGCATATTACCGACGCCAGCAACCTGGTTTGCGGCAGCCTGGGAATCCCCGGTATCAAGTATGCCTGCGACTGGAACGGGTATTTCGGTGGCAATGCACGTTCGCCGCTGCTCGCTTTGACTTCAGAGTCGAAAGCAGCGATTGAGCGTCTTCTATCGAATATCCGAAATTAAAATCTACCGGGATTTCAGAGCCATTTACGGCTTTGAAATCCCGAGAAAGTTAGAAGTATTCTGGGTAAACTTTGTAAGTTCCTTACTATTTTTGAGTAATCTGTCTATATTAGCCCACATATTGGGACCATTGGCTGTGATTTGGGCCAACTTATGGGTCTATCCAATTGAGCAGTAACCACTTCGGTGCAGTATCGAACACGGATGCAACTAAGTGGCTATAATCATCAATTGAGCGAAAGAATCGTGCTTTCTAGAAATTCAAGTGAAGGGGTTCCCGCCACATGGCGATTGGAGACCTTGCTCTGGGTCAAGAGCAGAGCAAATCAGCGGTAGAAGACGCCGCCAAACGCGTCATAAATGACTTCAGCATTCAGGTCGCAACGGTCAACGGGTCCGGTTCGCAATCGGCCAATAGCGTTCTGCTGAAGAGCATTTTTGGAATGGGAGTTCCCGTTAGCGGGAAAAACCTGTTCCCCTCAAACATTGCCGGACTGCCTACATGGTTTACCATCCGCGCCAGCAAGGATGGCTACGTTGCTCGCAGAAAATACATTGATATCCTCATCGCGATGAATCCTGAAACGGCGCGTGAAGATATTCTCGCCCTGCCTACCCACGGCGTAGCGATTTATGACGAGAGCTTGAATCTAAAGCAATATCGCGACGATGTTGTCTGCTACCCAGTTCCATTTGACAAGATTACGGCTGCGGTCTGTCCTGAAGCAAAGCTGCGCAAGCTGGTCCGTAACATGGTGTACGTGGGAGTGGTAGCACACCTGCTCAACATCGAAATGACCGCTGTAGAAGCGGCTCTGAAGAAGCAGTTCGCCAAGAAGCAGAAGGCAATGGAACTGAATTTTGGTGCAGTCAAGGCAGGCGCTGAGTATTTCGCCGAGAAACTGACCAAGCAGGATCCTTTTGTCATTGAGCGGATGGATGCAACAGCAGGGAAGATCATCATCGATGGGAACGCAGCCTCCGGGCTGGGCGCTGTATTTGCTGGCGTAACAGTCGTGGCATGGTATCCCATTACGCCTTCGACTTCCGTAGTCGAAGCGACCATCGAATATCTCAAGAAATTCCGAGTCACTGAAGATGGCAAAGCCACTTTCGCCGTGGTTCAGGCTGAAGATGAACTGGCCGCGATCGGTATGGTGCTGGGTGCCGGCTGGTCTGGCGCGCGTTCGATGACTGCAACCTCGGGACCTGGTATTTCGCTTATGGCGGAGTTCTCCGGCCTGGGTTATTTTGCAGAAATCCCTGGCGTGATTTTTGACGTGCAGCGCACTGGTCCTTCGACCGGTATGCCAACACGTACTTCGCAAGCCGATTTGCTATCGACTGCCTTCCTTTCGCATGGAGATACGAAGCACGTTATTCTTCTGCCCGGTTCGGTTAAAGAGTGCTTCGAATTTGGCTACTCCGCGTTTGATCTTGCGGAGCGCCTGCAAACCCCGATCTTTGTGCTTTCGGATCTCGATCTGGGCATGAATAACTGGATGTCCGAGCCGTTCCTTTATCCCGACAAACCGCTCGATCGCGGTAAGGTTCTTACCGCAGACGATCTCAATCGATTGGGTAGTTTTGCTCGTTACAAGGATGTCGACGGAGACGCAATCGGCTACCGTACGTTGCCTGGAACGGATCATCCCAAGGCGGCTTACTTCACGCGCGGCTCAGGCCACAACGAGAGTGCTGGGTACACCGAGAAACCAGAAGATTACGTGAACTTGATGGAGCGGCTCGCTCGTAAGTTTGAGACTGCAGCCACACTGGTTCCAAAGCCCGTAATCGAAAAGAACGGCACATCGAAGATTGGCATCATCGCATACGGCACTTCGCACTATGCGATTACCGAATCTCTCGACGAAATCAAAAAGAACTACGATCTCGACGTAGACTACCTCCGCGTGAGGGCTTACCCCTTTACCGATGAGGTACACGAGTTTGTAGCTTCGCATGAGCGTATTTATGTAGTCGAACAGAATCGCGATGCGCAATTGGCCAGTCTGCTCAAGCTGGATCTGGCTGCGGAGCAAGTGACAAAGCTGCGCAGCATTCTGCACTTCAACGGACTGCCGATGGATGCGCAGTCGGTGACCGACGAACTAGTCACCAAGGAGGGCCTCTAATCCATGGCAACAGCGACAGCAACATCACCGATCACTCCGGGGCCAAAGGTTAATCGTCTGGGTCTGCCGGTTCTTGAATATCGAGGCGGCAAGACAACTCTCTGTGCAGGCTGCGGGCATAACGCTATCTCCGAGCGCATTATCGATGCCATGTTTGAGATGGGTGTACAGCCAGAGCGCCTTATGAAGCTTTCCGGCATTGGCTGCTCTTCCAAGAGCCCTGCCTACTTCATGAGCCGTTCGCACAGCTTCAACAGTGTGCACGGGCGTATGCCTTCAGTTTCAACTGGAGCTATCCTCGGCAACCACACGATGAAGGCGCTGGGCGTCTCTGGCGACGGAGATACGGCCTCTATCGGCATGGGGCAGTTTGTTCACCTGCTGCGCCGCAATCTCCCGATGATCTACATCATCGAAGACAATGGCGTATATGGTCTCACTAAGGGCCAGTTCTCTGCGACCGCTGATCTCGGCTCCAAGCTGAAGACAGGCGTCATCAATGATCTGCCTCCCATCGACACCTGCTCACTGGCCATCCAACTCGGCGCTACTTTTGTTGGCCGCTCGTTCTCCGGCGATAAGAAGCAGTTGCTGACCATGCTCAAGGCCGCTATCGCGCATAAGGGTACGGTCATGCTGGACGTAATCAGCCCTTGCGTGACCTTCAACGACCACGAGGGTTCTACCAAGAGCTACAAGTTCATGCAGGAGCACGACGAGCCCATCAATGAATTAGGGTTCGTTCCGAGCTTTGAAGATATCGAGGTCGAGTACGATCACGGTACGACGCTTGATGTACGCATGCATGACGGTTCCAGCCTGCGTCTGCGTAAGATCCGCGAGGACTATGATCCAACCGACAAAATCGGTTCAGTCAAGGCTCTCATGGAAGCGCATGAAAAAGGTGAGGTGCTGACCGGTATCTTCTACGTCGACACCCAGAAACCAACCTTCACCGATCAGCTTAACCTGGTCGATCAGCCGTTGAGCTCCCTGCCTGAATCCGTTATCCGGCCTTCAAGAGAAGTACTGGATAAAGTAATGGCCAGCCTGCAGTAGTATTTCTTCACCCAAAAAGAAAAGAGCCTCGCTGAATGCGGGGCTCTTTCTTTGCTTAAATTACAAAATAAAGCTATCGCGTAGCGGGGGTGATGCGTACTCCGAGTGCATTCAGTTTGCTTCGCGCTTGTAGGGCTTCCGGAGTTTGCGGATGCCGCTGAATCAAGGAGCGTAGTTCGTGGACGCCCGCGTCCTTCTGGTTCAGTTGAATCAGAGCAAGACCTTTGCGAAGCTGGGCTGCGGGTGCTTTGCGGTTGCCTGGAAAATTCTCCAGAACAGCATTGTAGGATTTGACTGCGTCCTTATATTTCTGTTGCCGATAAGCGATCTCGCCGACATAGAACTGCGCATCTCCAGCCAGGTCATCCTGCGGATAATAGTGCAGTACATCGCCAAATTCGGAGAAAGCCAGATCGTACTTTGCGGCGTTGTAATCGCGTAGGCCGCTCTGATATGTCTCTTGAAGCGGCGGAGCCTGAGATGCTCCAGCGTCGGGGATGCCGGGATTCGGCGCTCCTCCGCCATCCTGCATCGGCTGCCCGCCCATAGGTTGACCTCCGTTTGGCTGGCCCTGTTGCTGAGGCGGTATGCCACCTGGCATGGTCGCCGTTGTCGCAGTGGATTGCGCCTGTACATTCTGGAGTTGAGACTGAATATCCTGAAGCTGTTTGTCGAGCTTTGCGATACGAGTCTTCATCTCATCGAGGGAGTCATTCAGCGACTGCACCTGGCCGGAGACCGAATCCAGCTTGCCGTTGGTTGATTCATTCTGCGCATTCAGCTTCTGCTGCATCGTGGCGACGGTAGCATTCATCTGATTCACGCTGTCCGTGCTCTGTTCCACCAGGTGCTGCACCAGTCCGAAGCGCGAATCTACGGTGGATTGGAGACGCTGCACCATGTCAAGCAACTGCTGCACCTGAGTCTGCAGCTCAATGATTTCCTTGGAAGCTGCGTGTGCAGGGCGAGGCACAATAAACAGCACCGCAAGAAGCAGAGCCGCAAAGCGATAACGCCAGATACGTCGGTGATCGATTAATTGCATCAGATTCTCACATTCTGTTTGTGAAGGAGATAGCGGCAACCGGATTTGTATCCAGGTTGCCGCGTCGTTCGTTCATTGTAACTATGGAGTGGCCAATTGCGATTTCGTTACCTGTCGATGGAGAAGCCGGCGCGACGATTCTGCTGCCAGCATTCTTCGGTAGATTCGCTGCAGAATGGCTTCTCTTTACCGTAGCTGACAATGCGGAGGCGATCAGCTGCGATACCGGCCTGAACCAATGCCTGCTTGACCGAGTTCGCACGGCTCTGACCCAGAGTCAGGTTGTATTCATTCGAGCCACGTTCATCGCAGTACCCGCCGATTAAGACGTGAATGCGAGAGTTTGTCGCCAGGTATGCGGCGGCCTTCGAAAGAGCGGCCTGGTTCTCCGGGCGTACATCGTAGCTGTCATAGTCGAAGAAAATATCCTGTACGCTGGCTTTGAACTGCTCGTCCGCCGTCATGTTTGACGCCGAGGAATCCTGCGGTACTGCAACAGCCATCTGGGCTGCATTTACCGTGACCCGCGCAGTTGCGTCTGCCGACCCGCCATCGCCGCGCGCGATCAGATGGTAACTGGTCGAGGTAGTTGGAGTGACCGTCTTGACGCCAGAGCTGGGGACGTCGCCAATGCCATCGATAGAGACGTTTGTCGCATCCGTGGCGCGCCATGAAAGCACAACCTGATCGCCAGCGGTGATCGTAGAAGGAGTTGCGGTCAACTGTGCCGTGGGGGGGGGCCCTGAGAGCGGTGGTGCGGCATTGGACGAGGAGGATTTCTTTTTACCACATCCGATCACTGCGAATGTAGCCATGAGCAGGATTAAGGCCGTAGCTGTGCGGTTGAAAGCACGATATTTGGAGTTCAAGTTTTTCTCCTTACAACGAAATTTGTAAATCTGTTTGTCATACAAGGCGCCGATAACCTACTCCGGAACCGAAATTACTTCCAACTCCAGTTTGGCATAGAGTCCTTGCCAGAGTGTGTTAGTTGGTGCTGTTCCGTGCCATCTGCCAGCATAGTCCAGATTTCGACCTGCTTGCCAATCTCGCGTTGAAATACAACATGGCGGCCATCGGGGGACCAGCTGGGAAAGTCATTGCTACCAGCCTCATGCGTCAGTTGCAGCCACCGCTTGGATGCGATATCCATCACATAAATATCCTGTCCGCCGGGAGCGCCGGGGCCGTATTTCCGGTTCCAGGAAAATGCGAGAAACTGCCCGTTCGGCGACCACGAAGGTGAGATGGCATAACCACCATCCGTCATACGCTGAATATTTGTACCATCCGCATCCATAGTGTAAATCTGCGGCAGACCGGTGCGCCCACTGACCCAGGCGATCTGAGAATTGGTCTTCGGATTCCAAGTTGGCGAAACATCCGGACCGCGGATAGAGGTGGCTTTACGCAGATTGCCGCCATTGCTATCCGATATCCATATTTCAGGGTCTCCCGAACGGGATGACGAAAAAGCGATCTTGGATCCATCGCCAGACCATGCAGGCGAAAGATTGCTGCCGCCCGCCACGCCCGCAGGGTAGCTCACCGTCCGCCCGAGGTCCATCGAGAACATGCGGATCGTCCAACCTTCTTTGCCCAATGTCGAAAATGCAAGCCTGCTGTTGTCCGGCGAAATGCGCGGTGATAGAGAGATGCTGCCTTGCTTGGTTACGATGTGCTGATTTTGCCCGTCGTAATCCATCACCCATATTTCCTTGGAGCCGGTACGTGCGCTGACGAAGTAGAGT
This DNA window, taken from Acidicapsa ligni, encodes the following:
- the carB gene encoding carbamoyl-phosphate synthase large subunit, translated to MPRRNDIQKILVIGSGPIVIGQSAEFDYSGTQACKALKQDGYEVVLVNSNPATIMTDPELADRTYIEPLTLAYVEEIIRIECAMMPEGSGKFALLPTVGGQTALNLAVDLSDAGILDKYGVEMIGAKLEAIKKAEDRLLFKDAMVRIGLDVSKSVLVNNLRDGMDFAGKIGFPILIRPSFTLGGSGGGIAYNREELMEILARGIDLSPVHECLIEESVLGWKEYELEVMRDLGDNVIIICSIENFDPMGVHTGDSITVAPAQTLTDREYQKMRDAAIAVMREIGVETGGSNVQFAVNPANGRMTVIEMNPRVSRSSALASKATGFPIAKIAAKLAVGYMLDEIPNDITRMTPACFEPTIDYVVTKIPKWQFEKFPGADDTLGPQMKSVGEVMAIGRTFKESLMKALRSLETGKKTGSEELEPRRLTQRLVTPQPERLNYIRFAFERGMSVREVARYTGMDPWFLFQIREICETQKFAGTLSPETVTPAELRKFKRVGLSDERIANEWHLDGHDGIQQVRELRYKYGIRPIFKLVDTCAAEFESYTPYFYSSYDEEDEAPPTDKPKIIILGSGPNRIGQGIEFDYCCCHAAFALKEDGYETIMVNCNPETVSTDYDTSDRLYFEPLTLEDVLAVYEHEATSGAPIGMIVQFGGQTPLNLAQRLRRAGVPIIGTSPESIDLAEDRKRFGKLLEELEIPQPSGGTATSVAEALAVGDRIGYPVLVRPSYVLGGRAMVIAYDAAEVARYMTTAVEYSSDRPVLVDHFLESAVEVDVDALCDSEDVVIAAIMQHIEEAGIHSGDSSCVLPSVDIRPETLETIRIYTRKLALALKVIGLVNLQFAIQRDVDGNDQVFVIEVNPRASRTVPYVSKATGVPLAKIASRLMTGRKLREFLPAQLDNKKDLDPGPYFYVKSPVFPWSKFPGVDTVLSPEMKSTGEVMGVADNFGEAFAKAQLSAGQALPTGGTVFFSVNDPDKPAATALATKYVELGFHLVATEGTANVLEHAGLIVERVFKVKEGRPNVVDLIKGDRIQLIINTPRGQDTFFDEKAIRRAAVLARIPTITTIAAAQAAAEGIGAIQRRHTSVISLQELHPVAK
- a CDS encoding dihydrodipicolinate synthase family protein is translated as MLLEGIFAPVTTPFYPDERIYFRKLEFNVARLSLTGLAGIVVLGSTGEAVALEDAETRDVLRIAAESAAEDKVLLAGIARESVKATVALAEAAAGYGYDAVLVRNPSYYRPQLTPAALLHYFRSVADRSPLPVVLYSIPKFTGLEIPLEVITELAQHPNILGLKESSGSVERVRDIVQATRLAPRRTVTVTPIFEAVTGRMLAAKPATSGNFISAEGLASGGDGGVALAVAPPAPARKTRTREVGFQVLTGSTTTLKESLDAGASGAVLAFAACAPQACQEIYIAWKEHDDQLAVDRQLHITDASNLVCGSLGIPGIKYACDWNGYFGGNARSPLLALTSESKAAIERLLSNIRN
- a CDS encoding 2-oxoacid:acceptor oxidoreductase subunit alpha — protein: MAIGDLALGQEQSKSAVEDAAKRVINDFSIQVATVNGSGSQSANSVLLKSIFGMGVPVSGKNLFPSNIAGLPTWFTIRASKDGYVARRKYIDILIAMNPETAREDILALPTHGVAIYDESLNLKQYRDDVVCYPVPFDKITAAVCPEAKLRKLVRNMVYVGVVAHLLNIEMTAVEAALKKQFAKKQKAMELNFGAVKAGAEYFAEKLTKQDPFVIERMDATAGKIIIDGNAASGLGAVFAGVTVVAWYPITPSTSVVEATIEYLKKFRVTEDGKATFAVVQAEDELAAIGMVLGAGWSGARSMTATSGPGISLMAEFSGLGYFAEIPGVIFDVQRTGPSTGMPTRTSQADLLSTAFLSHGDTKHVILLPGSVKECFEFGYSAFDLAERLQTPIFVLSDLDLGMNNWMSEPFLYPDKPLDRGKVLTADDLNRLGSFARYKDVDGDAIGYRTLPGTDHPKAAYFTRGSGHNESAGYTEKPEDYVNLMERLARKFETAATLVPKPVIEKNGTSKIGIIAYGTSHYAITESLDEIKKNYDLDVDYLRVRAYPFTDEVHEFVASHERIYVVEQNRDAQLASLLKLDLAAEQVTKLRSILHFNGLPMDAQSVTDELVTKEGL
- a CDS encoding 2-oxoacid:ferredoxin oxidoreductase subunit beta, whose translation is MATATATSPITPGPKVNRLGLPVLEYRGGKTTLCAGCGHNAISERIIDAMFEMGVQPERLMKLSGIGCSSKSPAYFMSRSHSFNSVHGRMPSVSTGAILGNHTMKALGVSGDGDTASIGMGQFVHLLRRNLPMIYIIEDNGVYGLTKGQFSATADLGSKLKTGVINDLPPIDTCSLAIQLGATFVGRSFSGDKKQLLTMLKAAIAHKGTVMLDVISPCVTFNDHEGSTKSYKFMQEHDEPINELGFVPSFEDIEVEYDHGTTLDVRMHDGSSLRLRKIREDYDPTDKIGSVKALMEAHEKGEVLTGIFYVDTQKPTFTDQLNLVDQPLSSLPESVIRPSREVLDKVMASLQ
- a CDS encoding tetratricopeptide repeat protein, encoding MQLIDHRRIWRYRFAALLLAVLFIVPRPAHAASKEIIELQTQVQQLLDMVQRLQSTVDSRFGLVQHLVEQSTDSVNQMNATVATMQQKLNAQNESTNGKLDSVSGQVQSLNDSLDEMKTRIAKLDKQLQDIQSQLQNVQAQSTATTATMPGGIPPQQQGQPNGGQPMGGQPMQDGGGAPNPGIPDAGASQAPPLQETYQSGLRDYNAAKYDLAFSEFGDVLHYYPQDDLAGDAQFYVGEIAYRQQKYKDAVKSYNAVLENFPGNRKAPAAQLRKGLALIQLNQKDAGVHELRSLIQRHPQTPEALQARSKLNALGVRITPATR
- the pal gene encoding peptidoglycan-associated lipoprotein Pal, with product MNSKYRAFNRTATALILLMATFAVIGCGKKKSSSSNAAPPLSGPPPTAQLTATPSTITAGDQVVLSWRATDATNVSIDGIGDVPSSGVKTVTPTTSTSYHLIARGDGGSADATARVTVNAAQMAVAVPQDSSASNMTADEQFKASVQDIFFDYDSYDVRPENQAALSKAAAYLATNSRIHVLIGGYCDERGSNEYNLTLGQSRANSVKQALVQAGIAADRLRIVSYGKEKPFCSESTEECWQQNRRAGFSIDR
- the tolB gene encoding Tol-Pal system beta propeller repeat protein TolB, whose amino-acid sequence is MTAILRKLPRAFSCFLPLLAFAVSLPVLHAQDWIRTGSNLTDQRIRIAAADFKPVGSDPQTPSLKSTFDATLYNDLSNAGIFDMVSKSLIPPVTPGAPQEINLPQWAADPANASMVAFGALSSTNGRLSVYGWVFDAKNPGSPQILGKQYNETANQDNARLIAHRFADEIIARLGGGLNGIAETKLYFVSARTGSKEIWVMDYDGQNQHIVTKQGSISLSPRISPDNSRLAFSTLGKEGWTIRMFSMDLGRTVSYPAGVAGGSNLSPAWSGDGSKIAFSSSRSGDPEIWISDSNGGNLRKATSIRGPDVSPTWNPKTNSQIAWVSGRTGLPQIYTMDADGTNIQRMTDGGYAISPSWSPNGQFLAFSWNRKYGPGAPGGQDIYVMDIASKRWLQLTHEAGSNDFPSWSPDGRHVVFQREIGKQVEIWTMLADGTEQHQLTHSGKDSMPNWSWK